From the genome of Bacteroidota bacterium, one region includes:
- a CDS encoding alpha-amylase — protein sequence MNHHKYPLLYQINTRVLLTRLSQETGRKTTLDDIPDAFLDEMEAKGFDWIYMLSVWCTGETGRNVSQHHKAWRQDYENTLPDLQDDDIGGSGFAIADYRVNPELGGEAALQRFRAKLHERGMRLMLDFVPNHMGPDHPWVMEHPEYFITGTEKDLLEHPENFIRVNSGKKEMIFAYGRDPYFDGWPDTLQLNYGHTGLQEAMKEELERISGWCDGLRCDMAMLVLPEVFERTWGIQAAPFWQDAIQKVRVKHPEFIFMAEVYWDMEWTLLQQGFDYVYDKRLYDRLLKDNAAPVRAHLLAPLDYQREMARFLENHDEQRAAKEFPPGKHEAAAILTYLTPGLKFFHQGQFEGKTKRISPHLIRGPREEENLQIKQFYLKLLEVLNDKAFHEGNWRLLNCVSIWEGNHSFENYIAFLWEGPGNQIFLIPVNYSPYQSQCYVKLPEDLFNEGTWFLKDLFSGVVFERDGLELRERGLYLDEGGWKYYGFYGKKREERWEMEDER from the coding sequence ATGAATCATCATAAATATCCCCTACTTTACCAAATTAATACCAGGGTTCTTTTAACCCGGTTGTCTCAGGAAACAGGTCGCAAGACCACATTGGATGATATTCCGGATGCTTTCCTGGATGAGATGGAAGCCAAAGGTTTTGACTGGATCTACATGCTGAGTGTTTGGTGCACAGGGGAAACAGGCAGGAATGTCTCCCAGCACCATAAGGCATGGAGGCAGGATTATGAGAATACCCTGCCTGATTTGCAGGATGATGATATCGGGGGTTCGGGATTTGCCATTGCGGACTATAGAGTCAATCCGGAACTGGGTGGAGAAGCAGCTTTACAGCGGTTCAGGGCAAAGCTCCATGAAAGGGGTATGCGCCTGATGCTCGATTTCGTACCCAACCATATGGGTCCTGATCATCCCTGGGTGATGGAGCATCCGGAGTATTTTATCACAGGCACCGAAAAGGATCTTCTGGAGCATCCTGAAAATTTTATCCGGGTAAACTCCGGTAAAAAAGAGATGATCTTCGCTTATGGCAGGGATCCATACTTCGACGGCTGGCCGGATACTCTGCAGTTAAATTACGGTCACACAGGATTGCAGGAAGCCATGAAAGAGGAATTGGAGAGGATATCCGGCTGGTGCGACGGACTGCGCTGCGATATGGCCATGCTGGTTTTGCCGGAAGTATTTGAAAGAACCTGGGGCATACAGGCAGCCCCATTCTGGCAGGATGCCATTCAAAAGGTGAGAGTCAAACATCCTGAATTTATCTTTATGGCGGAGGTATACTGGGATATGGAGTGGACCCTGTTGCAGCAGGGATTCGATTATGTTTATGACAAAAGACTTTACGACAGGCTGTTAAAAGACAATGCCGCCCCGGTAAGAGCCCATTTGCTGGCTCCGCTGGATTATCAGAGGGAAATGGCACGTTTCCTGGAAAACCACGATGAGCAAAGGGCTGCAAAAGAGTTTCCTCCCGGAAAGCATGAAGCTGCCGCCATACTAACATATTTGACACCGGGATTGAAATTCTTCCACCAGGGGCAATTTGAAGGGAAAACAAAGCGCATTTCTCCGCACTTGATCCGGGGACCGCGGGAAGAGGAAAATCTGCAGATAAAACAGTTTTATCTTAAGCTTCTGGAGGTTTTGAATGATAAAGCATTTCATGAAGGAAACTGGCGTTTGCTAAACTGTGTTTCCATCTGGGAAGGAAATCATTCCTTTGAGAACTATATTGCTTTTTTGTGGGAGGGACCCGGAAATCAAATCTTCCTGATACCGGTCAATTACTCCCCGTATCAAAGCCAATGTTATGTTAAACTTCCGGAAGATCTTTTCAATGAAGGAACATGGTTCCTGAAAGACCTGTTTTCGGGAGTTGTTTTTGAACGCGATGGACTGGAACTCAGGGAGAGAGGGTTGTACCTTGATGAGGGGGGGTGGAAGTATTATGGGTTTTATGGGAAGAAGAGAGAGGAGAGATGGGAGATGGAAGATGAGAGATGA
- a CDS encoding T9SS type A sorting domain-containing protein codes for MNKSIFFFSLLVIFSSKSIISQEALKPTLIKPAFFSKTPPLSEFSPANTVWLYAKEIDNIMEVEMPRVENTRPYLTDPVKQGYWGNSHPAKLLNVFEGIGNVNTTIPPDTQGDIGSEFFFQSVNVSFMVFDKSGNSVHGPFQNMMLWQSFPLITRTFGDPITIYDHIANRWLTSVMGSNNEVTTYYELIAVSETSDPGGPWYAYAYELESLPDYPKFGLWPDAYYMSANMFDLNNNIWVGAAAFAFDREKMLEGDPDAGMLRFQTTPTSGGFLEDPFSFLPSDLEGLPPDSALPNYFMYFKDDVWGFDYDLLSLWECTIDWNSPFASSFTHITDLQTEPFDANVDNFSFINQPGTHYKLHSLCNRLMNRLNYRFVNGYHALVTNHTVDADGMDHAGVRWYELRNEGKGWTIFQQGTYAPDTTHRWMGSISIDCQGNLGLGYNVSGTTVFPGIRATGRRINDPPGLMTVPEFVIQNGNGVQTNSGFRWGDYSLMSIDPVDDKTFWYTNEYIPTNGPYSWKTAIGAFYLADDSLDHTSALPDTLLFTNIQQVNEGQDILVCNPSTVNAMIKSFTQEGDFWMISEPAPDPYFLNINDTLALHVDITIPAEYLFGEVIYDALQIITSLDTHNVIIGIADSLITGIKNKIIQVSDLQVYPNPFTSQTSVSFNIFSESEICLYVYDLQGKKADMIFSGRISQPGKQVFTWTVPRDFHKGVYFIGLQSNGFLISRKVLHLPE; via the coding sequence ATGAACAAATCAATCTTTTTCTTTTCGCTTCTGGTCATTTTCAGCAGCAAAAGCATTATCTCCCAGGAAGCATTAAAACCTACTTTGATTAAACCTGCTTTCTTCAGTAAAACCCCACCTCTTTCAGAGTTTTCGCCAGCAAATACCGTCTGGTTATATGCAAAGGAAATAGATAACATCATGGAGGTTGAAATGCCCCGGGTTGAGAATACCAGGCCTTACCTTACCGATCCCGTAAAGCAGGGTTATTGGGGAAACAGCCATCCGGCTAAGCTTTTAAACGTCTTCGAGGGGATCGGTAATGTGAATACCACCATCCCTCCCGATACTCAGGGAGATATTGGGTCTGAGTTTTTCTTCCAGTCGGTGAATGTGTCATTTATGGTTTTCGATAAATCAGGAAATAGTGTTCATGGGCCCTTTCAAAACATGATGCTCTGGCAAAGTTTTCCATTAATAACCAGGACCTTCGGGGATCCCATCACCATTTATGATCATATCGCCAACCGGTGGCTGACCAGTGTCATGGGATCAAACAACGAGGTCACAACATACTATGAATTAATAGCTGTTTCGGAAACTTCTGATCCTGGCGGGCCCTGGTATGCTTATGCTTACGAGTTGGAATCATTGCCCGACTATCCCAAATTTGGATTGTGGCCCGATGCATATTACATGTCGGCCAATATGTTTGATCTGAACAACAACATTTGGGTGGGTGCGGCTGCATTTGCTTTCGACCGGGAAAAAATGCTTGAGGGAGACCCTGATGCAGGTATGTTGCGCTTTCAGACAACACCCACGAGTGGCGGGTTCCTGGAAGATCCTTTTTCTTTCCTTCCTTCCGATCTCGAAGGCCTTCCTCCCGATTCTGCTTTGCCGAATTATTTTATGTACTTCAAAGATGACGTATGGGGATTTGATTATGATCTGCTCAGCTTGTGGGAGTGTACCATCGATTGGAACAGTCCTTTTGCATCTTCTTTCACTCATATTACGGATCTTCAAACCGAACCTTTCGATGCCAATGTCGATAACTTTAGCTTCATCAACCAGCCCGGAACCCATTACAAACTGCATTCCCTTTGCAACCGGCTGATGAACCGCCTGAATTACCGCTTTGTGAACGGATACCATGCTCTCGTCACCAACCATACCGTAGATGCAGACGGCATGGACCACGCCGGAGTGAGATGGTATGAGTTGCGAAATGAAGGTAAGGGATGGACTATTTTCCAGCAAGGTACTTATGCCCCCGATACAACCCACCGCTGGATGGGTAGCATCTCCATCGACTGCCAGGGTAATCTGGGGCTCGGTTACAATGTCTCAGGAACTACAGTCTTTCCCGGAATCAGGGCAACCGGCAGGCGGATTAATGATCCACCGGGACTTATGACCGTACCTGAGTTTGTCATACAGAATGGAAACGGTGTGCAAACCAATTCAGGATTCCGTTGGGGCGACTATTCCCTGATGAGCATCGATCCTGTTGACGACAAAACGTTCTGGTATACCAACGAATACATTCCAACCAACGGTCCTTATTCCTGGAAGACAGCTATAGGTGCATTTTACCTCGCCGATGACTCCCTGGACCATACCTCTGCTCTCCCCGATACTCTGTTGTTTACTAATATTCAACAGGTAAACGAAGGACAGGATATCCTGGTCTGTAACCCTTCAACCGTCAATGCCATGATCAAATCCTTTACCCAGGAAGGTGATTTCTGGATGATCAGTGAACCTGCACCTGATCCATATTTTCTGAATATAAATGATACATTGGCACTGCATGTCGATATAACCATCCCTGCAGAATACCTGTTTGGTGAGGTGATTTACGATGCATTGCAGATCATAACAAGCCTGGATACTCATAATGTGATCATCGGAATCGCTGATAGCCTGATAACAGGCATTAAAAACAAGATCATTCAAGTCAGTGACCTGCAGGTTTATCCCAATCCATTTACTTCGCAAACATCTGTTTCTTTCAATATTTTCTCTGAAAGCGAGATATGTCTTTATGTTTATGACCTCCAGGGAAAAAAGGCTGATATGATCTTTTCCGGGCGGATTTCTCAACCGGGCAAACAGGTATTTACCTGGACAGTACCGCGCGATTTTCATAAAGGTGTATATTTCATTGGCCTGCAATCAAACGGATTTCTTATTTCCAGGAAGGTATTGCATCTCCCTGAATAA
- a CDS encoding ATP-binding protein, with translation MIKRKLFDIITGRLFSGKTILLLGPRQVGKTTLLRQLQKMHLDKTTWLNADNPDDRELLNSMNSTRAIELFPPGNIIVIDEAQRLSNSGLTLKIIHDNCSDIQLIATGSSSFELTDKIKESLTGRKWTFRLFPISIKELVDHTNKLEILRSLNTRLIYGSYPDVINQAGKEKEVLNELVSDYLFKDVFRLKDIRKPDLIENLVKALAFQVGNQVSYTELSNILAADKETIERYIHILEEAFIIFRLSSYSRNLRNELKRSRKIYFIDNGIRNAVISQFNPIELRNDTGSLWENFMISERLKHIEYNRLYRNTYFWRTTKQQEVDYLEEFDDKLYAYEFKYKPKSNIKAPLMFSNAYPEAHFEVVDKENFFDFIL, from the coding sequence ATGATCAAAAGAAAGCTTTTCGACATAATTACCGGCAGGCTGTTTTCCGGAAAAACCATTCTCCTGTTAGGCCCCAGGCAGGTAGGCAAAACAACTCTTTTAAGGCAATTACAAAAAATGCATTTAGATAAAACTACCTGGCTTAATGCAGATAATCCGGATGACAGGGAATTGCTGAATAGCATGAATTCTACACGCGCAATAGAATTATTTCCACCCGGAAATATAATAGTTATTGATGAAGCTCAAAGACTCAGTAATTCTGGCTTAACACTAAAAATAATTCATGATAACTGTTCTGATATACAACTGATTGCAACAGGCTCCAGTTCGTTTGAACTGACAGATAAAATAAAAGAATCGCTTACAGGAAGAAAATGGACATTCAGATTGTTTCCTATATCCATAAAGGAACTTGTGGATCATACAAACAAACTGGAAATATTACGGTCACTAAATACAAGACTTATATATGGCTCCTATCCGGATGTTATTAATCAGGCCGGTAAAGAAAAGGAGGTACTTAATGAGCTTGTCTCGGATTACTTATTCAAGGATGTATTCCGATTGAAAGATATCAGGAAACCCGATCTGATTGAGAATCTGGTCAAGGCTCTGGCTTTTCAGGTAGGAAACCAGGTCTCTTATACCGAATTGTCGAATATTTTGGCAGCAGATAAAGAGACCATTGAGCGGTATATTCATATTTTAGAGGAAGCATTTATAATTTTCCGACTTTCTTCCTACTCCAGGAATCTCAGAAATGAGCTTAAAAGATCAAGAAAAATATATTTCATTGATAACGGAATCAGAAATGCAGTGATCAGTCAGTTTAATCCGATTGAACTTAGGAACGATACCGGATCATTATGGGAAAACTTCATGATTTCGGAACGCTTAAAGCACATTGAATACAACAGACTATACAGGAACACTTACTTTTGGCGCACAACCAAACAACAGGAAGTTGACTATCTGGAGGAATTTGATGATAAGTTGTATGCATATGAGTTTAAATACAAACCGAAATCAAACATAAAAGCACCTTTAATGTTTTCGAATGCTTATCCGGAAGCTCATTTTGAAGTTGTTGACAAGGAAAACTTTTTCGATTTTATCCTGTAG
- a CDS encoding acyloxyacyl hydrolase yields the protein MIKSLITLCLLFIFLDVFSQASEERPSAFFSLGARYNYGFVIRHSKALPEETQSNPVGYQLDAGWHFIGEKARDYCNCYPRLGLSFYYWDYRNPDILGQGLTLMAFAEPFFKARDRLRFSARAGLGLNYQNMPYDSVNNPLNLAYSTHFAFAVLLNFNAGFRINEQWTLSLGINYNHISNGGVKLPNKGLNYPTVSLGAEYYFRKAVFPEPARKQTRSAFQPSWQGNVSVFLGFKGIQEDEELYFVKGLSIQGGRRISPASAFAGGLEYIYDDSELAMSRIYTSITEKAVNRLSGFGAYEFSAGDITFFFNMGIYLYSPDRHTSLLYQRYGFRLKIWRFLSTGLSLKAHGHVASFFDVRLIGVM from the coding sequence ATGATAAAAAGCCTTATTACGCTTTGCCTGCTATTCATCTTCCTGGATGTCTTTTCACAAGCCTCTGAGGAAAGGCCCTCTGCATTTTTCAGTCTGGGCGCCAGGTACAATTATGGCTTTGTTATCCGCCATTCCAAGGCTCTTCCTGAAGAAACCCAATCGAACCCCGTTGGTTACCAATTAGATGCAGGATGGCATTTCATTGGAGAGAAGGCAAGGGATTACTGTAACTGTTATCCCAGGTTAGGCTTATCATTCTATTACTGGGATTATCGGAATCCGGATATCCTGGGACAAGGCCTCACCCTTATGGCTTTTGCCGAGCCGTTTTTCAAGGCGCGCGACCGTTTACGTTTTTCAGCCAGGGCCGGATTGGGCCTTAATTACCAGAACATGCCCTACGATTCTGTGAACAATCCCCTGAACCTGGCTTACAGTACCCACTTTGCTTTTGCTGTATTACTGAATTTCAATGCGGGATTCAGGATCAATGAGCAATGGACACTGAGCCTGGGTATCAATTATAACCATATCTCCAATGGAGGTGTAAAACTTCCGAACAAAGGCCTAAACTATCCAACCGTCAGTCTGGGCGCCGAATATTATTTCAGGAAAGCCGTATTCCCCGAACCTGCAAGGAAACAGACACGATCGGCATTCCAGCCTTCCTGGCAGGGAAATGTCAGTGTTTTCCTGGGTTTTAAAGGCATACAGGAAGATGAAGAACTTTATTTCGTTAAAGGTCTTTCCATACAGGGAGGTCGCAGGATCAGCCCGGCCTCGGCATTTGCCGGCGGACTGGAATACATTTACGACGATTCTGAACTGGCCATGAGCAGGATCTATACATCCATCACGGAAAAAGCCGTTAATCGTCTTTCTGGTTTCGGAGCTTATGAATTTTCCGCGGGAGACATCACTTTCTTTTTTAATATGGGTATTTATTTATACAGCCCCGACCGGCATACCAGCCTCTTGTACCAGCGTTACGGATTTCGCCTGAAGATATGGAGGTTTCTCTCCACCGGACTTAGCCTGAAAGCACACGGACATGTAGCAAGCTTTTTTGATGTTAGATTGATTGGTGTTATGTGA